Proteins encoded by one window of Moorella humiferrea:
- a CDS encoding radical SAM protein, translating into MYDVTEEVLWADKLEVSLLPRTINLEFTNRCNLRCDFCINHQPTFREKGDLPEHILDNLIIELPPSTEISICGVGEPTLHPKFSRYLEKLSSHFTNLSLVTNGQNLTPAIIDSVIASNINKVIVSLDYFSEETYKMRKGGDLEHVCQGIKELFAARKNIKNKLSIQINMLAQKNQESEIERAISFFNQFLGPKDCIYTRSIKTLAGQVKVSTMTEDSWLGLEKFKEDLSKRIDTSKFVVENWCRLLKLKGPIEKRKACRHPYKYCMILWDGTVVGCCIDFNGHLKMGNLNNESLYEIWTGERYNRFRRAMEKLDFRKYKLCESCEEWYKCI; encoded by the coding sequence ATGTATGATGTAACAGAGGAAGTTTTATGGGCAGATAAACTCGAGGTTTCATTATTACCGCGTACGATCAATCTTGAGTTTACTAATAGATGCAATTTAAGATGTGATTTTTGCATAAACCATCAACCAACGTTTAGGGAAAAGGGGGATTTGCCGGAGCATATTTTAGATAATCTTATTATAGAATTACCACCAAGCACTGAAATTTCTATATGTGGTGTAGGGGAGCCGACCCTCCACCCAAAGTTTAGTAGATACTTAGAAAAACTAAGTTCTCATTTCACTAACCTCTCGTTAGTGACCAATGGTCAAAACCTTACACCAGCAATCATTGATAGTGTTATAGCTTCCAATATTAATAAAGTGATTGTTTCCCTTGACTATTTTTCCGAAGAAACGTATAAAATGCGTAAAGGTGGAGACCTCGAACATGTTTGTCAGGGAATTAAAGAGTTATTTGCTGCTAGAAAAAATATTAAAAATAAGTTATCTATCCAAATAAACATGTTAGCACAAAAAAACCAAGAATCGGAAATTGAGAGGGCGATTTCATTCTTTAATCAATTTTTAGGACCAAAAGATTGCATATATACAAGGTCAATTAAGACTTTAGCTGGGCAGGTTAAAGTATCAACTATGACTGAGGATTCTTGGCTGGGATTAGAAAAATTTAAAGAAGATTTATCTAAACGGATAGATACTTCTAAGTTTGTTGTGGAAAATTGGTGTAGGTTGTTAAAACTAAAGGGACCCATTGAAAAAAGGAAAGCATGTCGGCATCCATATAAATACTGTATGATCTTATGGGATGGTACAGTTGTCGGATGTTGTATTGATTTTAATGGCCACTTAAAGATGGGAAACCTTAACAATGAAAGTCTATATGAGATTTGGACAGGTGAAAGGTATAATCGTTTTAGACGCGCTATGGAAAAGTTGGATTTCAGAAAATATAAGTTATGCGAAAGCTGCGAGGAATGGTATAAATGCATATAA
- a CDS encoding nucleotidyltransferase family protein, with the protein MGWHDDKLGEIWALPGESLKLALPRMDRAGLQVLLVGDAERHLFGIITDGDIRRALLRGESLDVPVEQVMQAQPKVLSAGVSLDVARRLMLNHNIRHIPLVNNEHQVVDLLLWIDLFGSKVEARPEPVVIMAGGKGTRLDPFTKILPKPMIPLGDKPIVEVLMDRFYDHGFSQFILSVGYKAEVVKLYFNDSNGRPYKVSFVQEDEPLGTAGALGLLRQQLQRTFLVTNCDVIIEMNYGELLRYHHEKGNALTIVGALRDFTIPYGVLRTEAGEFHQIEEKPSFHFLVNIGLYVLEPEVLEGLENGSFIHMTDLIMAAKDKGLRVGVYPHHGRWFDIGQWDEYRQTLRAFEGLV; encoded by the coding sequence ATGGGCTGGCACGATGATAAACTCGGGGAAATCTGGGCCCTGCCCGGGGAGAGCTTGAAGCTGGCCCTGCCGCGGATGGACAGGGCCGGCCTCCAGGTGCTTTTAGTAGGAGATGCCGAAAGGCATCTTTTCGGCATCATCACCGACGGCGACATTCGCCGGGCACTGTTGCGGGGTGAAAGCCTGGACGTGCCCGTCGAGCAGGTCATGCAGGCGCAGCCCAAGGTCCTGTCGGCCGGTGTGTCTTTAGATGTGGCGAGAAGGTTGATGTTGAACCATAATATTCGCCATATTCCCCTGGTAAATAATGAACATCAGGTAGTGGATTTGCTCCTATGGATAGATTTATTTGGGAGCAAGGTGGAGGCGAGGCCCGAACCGGTGGTTATTATGGCTGGCGGCAAAGGTACCCGGCTGGACCCTTTTACCAAGATTTTACCCAAACCGATGATCCCCCTTGGCGATAAACCAATAGTAGAAGTTTTAATGGATAGATTTTATGACCACGGATTTTCGCAGTTTATTCTTTCAGTGGGCTATAAAGCTGAAGTAGTAAAGTTATATTTTAACGATAGCAACGGCCGGCCGTACAAAGTAAGCTTTGTCCAGGAAGATGAACCCCTGGGTACCGCCGGCGCCCTGGGGCTCCTGCGGCAGCAGCTGCAGAGAACCTTCCTGGTGACCAACTGCGACGTCATCATTGAGATGAATTACGGGGAATTGCTGCGTTACCATCATGAGAAAGGGAATGCCCTGACTATAGTGGGAGCCCTGCGGGATTTTACCATTCCATACGGCGTTTTGCGTACCGAGGCCGGGGAATTTCACCAGATAGAAGAGAAGCCTAGTTTTCATTTTCTGGTCAACATCGGCCTGTATGTGCTGGAACCCGAGGTTTTAGAGGGCCTTGAGAATGGATCTTTTATCCATATGACGGATTTGATTATGGCCGCTAAGGATAAAGGCCTGCGGGTGGGGGTATACCCCCACCATGGTCGCTGGTTCGACATCGGCCAGTGGGACGAGTACCGCCAGACTCTGCGGGCCTTTGAAGGCCTGGTATAA
- the neuB gene encoding N-acetylneuraminate synthase: MGNQNVFIIAEAGINHNGDLQLARKLVDAAVEAGADAVKFQTFKAEEVVTPGAERAQYQKDNMPEKDESQLEMIKRLELSYAQFRELYAYCRQKGIIFLSSPFDQESIDFLAELGVPYFKIPSGEITNYPFLRRIAGKKRPVILSTGMATLGEVEGALQVLREAGAKDITLLHCTTNYPALPEEVNLRAMLTMKQAFALPVGYSDHTMGIAVPIAAAALGAEVIEKHLTLDRNLPGPDHRSSLEPGEFKEMVAAIRQVEKSLGDGIKRPAPGELAVMPAARRSLVATRDIAAGEIITESCLTAKRPGTGIPPNFWDVVVGRQARRDIASGSILSWDMI, from the coding sequence ATGGGGAACCAGAATGTTTTTATAATAGCCGAAGCGGGCATCAACCATAATGGCGATTTGCAGCTGGCCAGGAAACTGGTAGATGCGGCAGTAGAAGCGGGGGCAGACGCCGTAAAGTTTCAGACTTTCAAAGCTGAAGAAGTAGTTACCCCCGGCGCCGAGAGGGCCCAATATCAAAAGGATAACATGCCTGAAAAAGACGAAAGCCAGCTGGAAATGATTAAAAGGCTGGAATTGAGCTACGCCCAATTTCGGGAGCTTTATGCTTATTGCCGGCAGAAGGGAATTATTTTTCTCTCCTCTCCTTTTGACCAGGAAAGCATTGATTTTCTGGCCGAACTGGGAGTGCCATATTTTAAGATCCCTTCGGGAGAAATAACCAACTATCCTTTTTTGCGTCGGATCGCCGGGAAAAAGCGGCCGGTTATCCTTTCCACCGGCATGGCGACCCTGGGTGAAGTAGAGGGAGCATTACAGGTTTTACGGGAAGCCGGGGCGAAGGACATCACCCTGCTGCATTGCACCACCAATTACCCGGCCCTGCCGGAGGAGGTAAATTTAAGGGCTATGCTTACCATGAAGCAGGCCTTCGCTCTTCCGGTGGGCTATTCAGATCACACTATGGGTATCGCCGTACCCATAGCGGCAGCGGCCCTGGGAGCAGAAGTGATTGAGAAGCACTTAACCTTGGATCGCAATCTTCCCGGCCCGGACCATCGCTCCTCTCTGGAGCCGGGAGAATTTAAAGAAATGGTCGCGGCCATCCGCCAGGTGGAGAAAAGCTTGGGAGACGGCATCAAACGGCCCGCCCCGGGCGAGCTGGCCGTCATGCCGGCGGCTAGGCGCAGCCTGGTGGCTACCAGGGACATAGCCGCCGGGGAAATAATCACGGAATCTTGCCTGACCGCCAAAAGGCCGGGGACGGGCATCCCGCCGAATTTCTGGGACGTGGTGGTGGGCCGGCAGGCCCGCCGGGATATTGCCTCCGGGAGTATTTTAAGCTGGGATATGATTTGA
- a CDS encoding class I SAM-dependent methyltransferase codes for MHISPKQIYIYILSNPDENNWRGVPSPFWNQIGSLWQIELLLHRLALIKFSHRVIISLPNGYTDARLGELIPKYNCQIKFGTRSLLEREKEIIDSLNPQDLALFFKVEHALVDYIEINDLLSILANDSCKEIQLCGFIPGTMPYKIVYGSGNGMKLIESNKLDNMRFGAEISDNDKIRSFSWIASKLGSRILDITIEQLSSFLQENRISIMFFGEEIDYETIDRCDFCGGGLDYLPISNTLPINSFIPCDRSYYMNCRNCGLVHLNPRPSKNYLSLLYNSNYAVERSGKALLSRHKNWQWVLKKLPRKQNFSLLDVGGNSGEFGEFLDKKICEYHLTDISDSACSLASAKGILAFQGRFDEIDFPRKYDFITMFELLEHLPLANIKKYLYKAASLVKPGGSIFISTPNHDSLLNKHFGLAYAAVPYHYYLFSASTLKRIVERSIGCKTSIEETCCNLVNLWGWKEHWEHFVLGKDKRKLASNLNVNNYQFLDDDLLLQIKL; via the coding sequence ATGCATATAAGCCCAAAACAGATATATATATACATTTTAAGTAATCCAGATGAAAATAATTGGCGAGGGGTACCTTCTCCTTTTTGGAATCAAATAGGTAGTTTGTGGCAAATTGAATTATTGCTTCATAGATTAGCTTTAATAAAGTTTAGTCATCGTGTTATAATTTCATTACCCAATGGGTATACCGATGCGCGATTAGGAGAATTAATTCCAAAATATAATTGCCAAATTAAATTTGGAACGCGCTCTTTGTTAGAAAGAGAAAAAGAAATTATAGACTCCTTAAACCCTCAAGATCTAGCATTATTTTTTAAAGTTGAACACGCTTTAGTAGATTATATAGAGATAAATGACCTATTATCGATCCTAGCTAATGATAGTTGTAAAGAAATCCAATTATGTGGGTTTATACCTGGCACAATGCCATATAAAATTGTGTATGGTTCGGGTAACGGTATGAAGCTTATTGAGAGTAATAAATTAGATAATATGAGATTTGGGGCAGAAATATCCGATAATGATAAAATACGAAGTTTCTCATGGATTGCAAGCAAATTGGGTTCGCGAATTTTAGATATAACAATTGAACAGTTGAGTTCATTTCTTCAAGAAAATAGAATAAGTATTATGTTTTTCGGTGAAGAAATAGATTATGAAACTATAGATCGATGTGATTTTTGTGGAGGGGGTCTAGATTATCTTCCGATATCCAACACATTACCTATAAACTCTTTCATTCCATGTGATAGATCATATTACATGAATTGTAGAAATTGTGGGTTAGTACATCTTAACCCACGTCCTTCAAAAAATTATCTGAGTCTCTTATATAACTCAAATTATGCTGTGGAACGTTCAGGGAAAGCTCTTTTATCAAGGCATAAAAATTGGCAATGGGTCTTAAAAAAGTTACCTCGAAAACAGAATTTTAGCTTACTGGACGTCGGCGGTAACAGTGGTGAATTCGGAGAATTTTTGGATAAAAAAATTTGTGAATATCATTTAACAGATATAAGTGATTCAGCATGTTCATTAGCGAGTGCCAAGGGTATATTAGCTTTTCAAGGAAGATTTGATGAGATTGATTTCCCTAGAAAATATGATTTTATAACTATGTTCGAGTTACTGGAACACCTTCCTCTTGCAAACATAAAAAAATACTTATATAAAGCGGCTTCATTGGTTAAACCCGGCGGTAGTATTTTCATCAGTACGCCAAATCACGATAGTTTACTTAATAAACATTTTGGATTAGCTTATGCAGCCGTTCCTTACCATTACTATTTATTTTCAGCCAGTACATTGAAACGGATAGTAGAAAGGTCAATAGGGTGTAAGACTTCAATAGAAGAAACATGTTGTAATTTAGTGAACCTGTGGGGGTGGAAAGAACATTGGGAACATTTTGTTTTAGGGAAGGATAAAAGGAAATTAGCTTCAAACCTCAATGTAAACAATTATCAATTTTTAGATGATGATTTATTGCTACAAATAAAATTGTAA
- a CDS encoding PHP domain-containing protein: MRSLFPGALPVIADNHIHSTFSDGQDEPEDMIRAALSLGIRCLCFTDHARKESDYIPTYLEELEKLKKKYRDRDITIGKGLEVKFIDEQGNIDFNLLWAHRIDNLIISFHEFPGEVYQNKGQLEFKKTWFETLRGFTRKHLIILKQENPKLRVILGHPFSMWLKLGLFPEQNEVSRLIALANQAGFGLEINVNPKHRLNDEYIQLIVNSCSIISWGTDSHSCLELANNSSSLLEARQLYGGIKSGYYDPA; the protein is encoded by the coding sequence ATGCGGTCGCTTTTTCCAGGAGCTTTACCGGTAATAGCAGATAACCACATACATTCAACTTTTTCCGATGGCCAAGATGAGCCGGAGGATATGATACGAGCCGCTTTATCTCTAGGAATAAGATGTCTTTGCTTTACTGATCATGCACGCAAAGAAAGTGATTATATTCCAACCTATTTGGAAGAACTTGAAAAGTTAAAGAAAAAGTATAGAGATAGGGATATCACAATTGGAAAGGGACTGGAAGTAAAGTTTATTGACGAGCAAGGAAATATCGATTTTAATTTATTGTGGGCTCATAGAATCGATAATTTAATTATTTCCTTCCATGAATTTCCTGGCGAAGTTTATCAAAATAAAGGACAGCTTGAATTTAAAAAAACATGGTTTGAAACTTTAAGAGGCTTTACTAGAAAGCATTTAATTATACTTAAACAAGAAAATCCCAAGCTAAGAGTAATTCTGGGTCATCCTTTTAGTATGTGGTTAAAGCTCGGGTTATTTCCAGAACAGAATGAAGTTAGCAGATTAATAGCGCTTGCTAACCAGGCGGGCTTTGGATTGGAAATCAATGTTAACCCAAAGCATCGTTTAAATGATGAATATATCCAGCTTATTGTTAACTCATGTTCTATTATTAGCTGGGGCACAGACTCTCATTCTTGCCTGGAACTAGCAAATAATTCGTCTAGCTTGCTAGAAGCCAGACAATTATATGGAGGTATAAAATCAGGTTATTATGACCCGGCGTAA
- the neuC gene encoding UDP-N-acetylglucosamine 2-epimerase: MVVTGIRSEYFLLEPLLEGIEASSKLELIIVATGAHLSPRYGYTLDQIKNRFNDVETILSLFDTDELIGRVKGLGLITMELAEIVRRRKPDFLLVLGDREESLAVATVGNYLNIPVVHLGGGDRVIGNVDDHVRHAVTKMAHLHCPFTVQSGRRILQMGEEKWRVTVTGSPGLDAIKSLPDLSLEELETSLGISLGAKYFVLLQHPISSEFSEGASQIDVTLQAIVKVGLPTVIIKPNSDPGTRRMIEVIDEYVRKYTFLRAYTNLPRLQFVNLLRHAVALVGNSSAGIHEAPFLHLPAVNIGNRQKEREHSNNIIFVPFDVDTIAMVLEKLAFDTEYRLQFSKCISIYGDGNAVPRIVHLLESVEIDRKLLYKDFIDLPEDNWEWGNGEPECFYNSRSGHQP, encoded by the coding sequence ATGGTAGTAACAGGTATTCGATCTGAGTATTTTTTGTTAGAGCCTTTATTAGAGGGAATTGAAGCCTCATCTAAACTAGAACTTATAATTGTGGCAACAGGAGCTCATCTTAGTCCCCGCTATGGTTATACATTAGATCAAATTAAGAATAGGTTCAATGATGTAGAAACTATACTATCCCTATTTGATACAGATGAATTGATAGGAAGAGTAAAAGGGCTGGGGTTAATTACAATGGAGCTTGCTGAAATTGTAAGGCGACGGAAGCCTGACTTTTTACTTGTGCTGGGTGACCGCGAGGAATCCCTTGCAGTGGCTACCGTAGGTAATTATTTGAATATTCCTGTCGTACATCTGGGCGGAGGGGATCGGGTAATAGGAAATGTAGACGACCATGTACGCCATGCGGTTACTAAAATGGCTCATTTACATTGCCCTTTTACGGTTCAGAGCGGACGGCGTATCCTGCAGATGGGCGAGGAAAAATGGCGCGTAACTGTAACTGGCTCTCCAGGGCTTGATGCCATAAAATCACTACCCGACCTTTCTTTAGAGGAACTGGAAACCAGTTTAGGTATCTCTTTGGGTGCCAAGTATTTTGTTTTACTCCAGCATCCTATCTCTTCTGAGTTTAGTGAAGGAGCCTCCCAGATAGATGTTACCTTACAAGCTATAGTTAAGGTAGGGCTACCAACTGTAATTATCAAGCCAAATTCCGATCCCGGAACTCGACGGATGATAGAGGTTATTGATGAATATGTACGTAAATATACTTTTTTGCGGGCATATACTAATTTACCGCGCCTACAATTTGTAAATCTTTTGCGTCATGCTGTTGCTTTAGTTGGTAACTCCAGTGCAGGTATCCATGAAGCCCCTTTTCTTCATTTGCCAGCAGTAAATATCGGTAACCGGCAAAAAGAGCGAGAACATTCTAACAACATTATATTTGTACCTTTTGATGTTGACACAATTGCTATGGTGCTAGAAAAGCTTGCGTTTGACACTGAATACCGTTTACAATTTTCCAAGTGCATTTCTATTTATGGGGACGGGAATGCGGTTCCACGTATTGTCCACTTATTAGAGAGTGTAGAGATAGATCGCAAATTGCTTTATAAAGATTTTATTGATCTTCCTGAAGATAACTGGGAGTGGGGAAATGGGGAACCAGAATGTTTTTATAATAGCCGAAGCGGGCATCAACCATAA
- a CDS encoding ATP-grasp domain-containing protein, with product MNNRVRILLTATGGLAGYSHYHLLKRIQAFQVEVVAADINNSFNYTTFTGETLEIIPRGEEEGFIDALLKICIKKGVNVVFPCSSNELVPLARNRDLFKRHGVVAAVPHNPIELAVACDKLSALDRVAQQPVLANFVPRYCRLSNKVDLYHAAYKLGYPHEKVVFKSRFAQGGRGMILLGKPTKDEWLSSKHGGAMPLEWLDLLVEKNDLAQYFVMEYLPGKEYSVDVLCYEGKAEIIIPRERKVVVDGKAAVSRLVWHEGLLACVRELIKLFNLSYIVNLQFKEDKCGQPKLLEINARVPGTLAADLAGGINMFEEALNLIYYGRVKNREVRWGTECGRFFQELYR from the coding sequence ATGAATAACCGGGTGAGGATACTTCTCACAGCCACAGGTGGGTTGGCGGGATATTCCCACTACCATCTTCTTAAGCGCATCCAGGCTTTTCAAGTAGAGGTAGTAGCAGCCGATATAAATAATAGTTTCAACTATACGACCTTTACTGGCGAAACCCTGGAGATTATTCCAAGAGGGGAAGAGGAAGGGTTTATTGATGCCCTGCTTAAAATCTGTATCAAAAAAGGAGTCAATGTCGTCTTCCCGTGTAGCTCCAATGAACTTGTGCCTCTAGCGAGAAATAGGGATCTTTTTAAACGTCATGGAGTTGTTGCAGCCGTTCCCCATAATCCCATAGAATTAGCGGTGGCTTGCGATAAGCTGAGTGCCTTGGACAGAGTAGCTCAACAACCAGTGCTTGCCAACTTTGTCCCTAGATACTGTCGTCTAAGTAACAAAGTTGACTTGTACCATGCTGCCTATAAGCTAGGCTACCCCCACGAAAAAGTAGTATTTAAATCCCGTTTTGCCCAGGGAGGCCGGGGGATGATCTTGTTGGGAAAGCCAACAAAGGACGAGTGGCTGAGCAGCAAACATGGGGGAGCGATGCCCTTAGAATGGCTGGACTTGCTTGTAGAAAAGAACGACCTCGCACAATATTTTGTTATGGAATACCTGCCAGGTAAAGAGTACAGCGTTGACGTATTGTGTTATGAAGGGAAGGCGGAGATTATTATACCCAGGGAGCGAAAAGTGGTTGTGGATGGCAAGGCGGCTGTCAGCAGGCTGGTATGGCATGAGGGATTGCTAGCCTGTGTAAGGGAATTAATCAAACTGTTCAATCTGTCCTACATTGTGAACCTCCAGTTTAAAGAAGATAAATGTGGACAACCCAAGCTTTTAGAAATAAATGCGCGGGTCCCTGGTACTCTGGCTGCCGACCTAGCGGGAGGCATCAATATGTTCGAGGAAGCCCTAAATTTAATCTACTATGGGCGAGTTAAAAACCGTGAGGTGCGTTGGGGAACAGAATGCGGTCGCTTTTTCCAGGAGCTTTACCGGTAA